The Nitrospinota bacterium genome includes a region encoding these proteins:
- the nadA gene encoding quinolinate synthase NadA encodes MQHHNGIFDEIRRLRTERGAVILAHNYQRDEVQEIADHCGDSLALSQIAAESAAEVIVFAGVHFMAESAAILAPRKTVLLPNPDAGCPMADMITAAALREKKKELNGAPIVCYVNSSAEVKAESDICCTSANAVKVVESLPQDEVYMIPDMNLSRYVAGKTKKKLSYWKGFCPTHQLLTAGEVLEFKARHPGAPFVAHPECPPDVLALADAIRSTSGMYDYARKSGARTILIGTEIGIMYRLRKENPGKEFILVSKNLICPNMKITTIEDVRDSLRDMKHVIKVEEPVLSKARLALERMLAVPRD; translated from the coding sequence ATGCAACACCACAACGGCATCTTTGATGAGATACGCCGCCTGCGCACAGAACGCGGCGCGGTGATTTTGGCCCACAACTATCAACGCGACGAAGTGCAGGAGATCGCCGACCACTGCGGCGATTCGCTGGCGCTGAGCCAGATCGCGGCGGAAAGCGCGGCGGAGGTGATCGTCTTCGCCGGCGTTCACTTCATGGCGGAAAGCGCCGCCATCCTCGCCCCGCGCAAAACCGTCCTGCTGCCAAATCCGGACGCCGGCTGCCCAATGGCCGATATGATCACCGCCGCCGCGCTGCGCGAAAAAAAGAAAGAGCTGAACGGCGCGCCCATCGTCTGCTATGTCAATTCATCCGCGGAGGTGAAGGCGGAATCGGACATCTGCTGCACCTCGGCCAACGCCGTGAAAGTGGTGGAAAGCCTTCCGCAAGACGAGGTCTACATGATCCCGGACATGAATCTTTCCCGCTATGTGGCCGGCAAGACAAAGAAAAAGCTTTCATACTGGAAGGGCTTCTGCCCCACCCACCAGCTTTTGACCGCCGGCGAAGTGCTGGAGTTCAAAGCCCGCCATCCCGGCGCGCCGTTCGTGGCGCACCCCGAGTGCCCGCCGGACGTGCTGGCGCTGGCCGACGCCATACGGAGCACCAGCGGTATGTACGATTACGCCCGGAAAAGCGGCGCCCGCACCATTCTGATCGGCACCGAGATAGGGATTATGTACCGGCTCCGGAAGGAAAACCCCGGCAAAGAGTTCATCCTCGTCTCGAAGAACCTCATCTGCCCGAACATGAAGATCACCACCATCGAAGACGTGCGCGATTCCCTGCGCGACATGAAGCACGTCATCAAAGTGGAGGAGCCGGTGCTTTCAAAAGCGCGCCTTGCGCTGGAACGGATGCTGGCCGTCCCGCGGGATTGA
- a CDS encoding heme-binding domain-containing protein, whose translation MSHLSLKHIAGVVAAIAFLFPAVTILAHGGKEHGKGGETPAAAGQSAAPPPDAVALNVINNHYLRDVKPIFKRVCFDCHSEQIRYPAYYVIPGIRQLIDHDIREAREHIDMNADYPFKGHGTPLKDLKAIQKEMEEGDMPPLRYKITHWKERLTGEEKQIILRWATDGIKLLPAAPEEPAPAAGK comes from the coding sequence ATGAGCCATTTGAGTTTGAAACATATTGCCGGGGTTGTGGCCGCAATCGCCTTTTTGTTCCCCGCCGTAACCATCTTGGCCCACGGGGGGAAGGAGCACGGCAAAGGCGGAGAGACGCCCGCGGCGGCCGGTCAATCCGCCGCACCGCCGCCCGACGCGGTCGCCCTCAACGTGATCAACAACCATTACCTGCGGGACGTGAAGCCGATTTTCAAGAGGGTTTGTTTCGACTGTCACTCCGAGCAGATCCGGTATCCCGCGTATTACGTCATTCCCGGCATACGCCAACTGATCGACCACGATATCAGGGAGGCGCGGGAACATATCGACATGAACGCCGATTATCCGTTCAAGGGGCACGGCACCCCGCTGAAAGACCTCAAAGCCATCCAAAAGGAGATGGAGGAGGGGGATATGCCGCCGCTGAGATACAAAATCACGCATTGGAAAGAGCGGCTCACCGGCGAAGAGAAGCAAATCATCCTGCGGTGGGCAACTGATGGGATCAAGCTCCTTCCCGCCGCGCCGGAGGAACCGGCCCCCGCCGCCGGGAAATAA
- a CDS encoding response regulator, which yields MSDPADRVNGAALPGDPRGDVLREQMRLAIGQIPPMQGTSFLVAVVLAAVYWNLVPHAQVVAWVLMITAVAVSRYFLYVWFHAAGHGFFDGESWRRRYEVSTLVSGILWGMSAILLFPPGDQVMQSLLLLVMTTLAATTTVSHSSIKSAPLLWTVPAILPFAVRGLMDGGLFGYAIGTLLPLFILTLGFYSFRLNRTIASSITLHFKNLALVEDLRQATRLKDQFVSLVSHDLRGPIAGIKSTADFTRQMLREGDGAEKADGLVVSISELAAALLDLLDQLLDISRLQTGKITPINRTFFVRQLAAERMLMAAPAAEQKNIAIRNELPEDARVLADRALYGQVIGNLLSNAIKFSRPGGVIRIYAPAAEGAFAVAIEDRGIGIPPGVVGDIFRHEVKTSTVGTGGERGTGLGLPFCMDIMKAHGGAIEADSRPGEGSTFIIRLPLTGRTALVVDDLEAHRAIFKRALAKVGDVTVAEAENGRDALEELRRSTPNLIITDIEMPEMNGIALLSAVRGDPRFRDIPVVVVTSNRGAGREAVQKLREELLAIGASDFLEKPVIEEEFIRCVRRFL from the coding sequence ATGTCCGATCCCGCCGACAGGGTGAATGGAGCCGCATTGCCGGGAGACCCGCGCGGGGATGTCCTGCGCGAGCAGATGCGCCTGGCCATCGGGCAGATACCGCCGATGCAGGGGACGTCGTTTCTGGTTGCGGTGGTGCTCGCCGCGGTCTACTGGAATCTTGTGCCGCATGCCCAGGTGGTGGCATGGGTTCTGATGATAACGGCGGTTGCCGTATCGCGGTATTTCCTGTACGTCTGGTTCCACGCCGCGGGGCACGGGTTTTTTGACGGTGAAAGCTGGCGGCGGCGGTATGAAGTCAGCACGCTGGTATCGGGAATTTTGTGGGGCATGTCGGCCATTTTGCTGTTCCCGCCCGGCGATCAGGTTATGCAGTCATTGCTCCTTCTGGTTATGACCACGCTCGCGGCCACCACCACCGTTTCCCATTCATCGATAAAAAGCGCCCCGCTGTTATGGACGGTTCCGGCCATCTTGCCTTTCGCCGTGCGTGGCTTGATGGACGGCGGCCTGTTCGGCTACGCCATCGGGACGTTATTGCCGTTGTTTATCCTGACCCTCGGGTTTTATTCATTCAGGCTCAACCGGACGATTGCCTCATCCATCACGCTTCATTTTAAAAATCTTGCGCTGGTGGAGGACCTGCGTCAGGCGACGCGCCTGAAGGATCAGTTTGTTTCGCTCGTCTCGCACGATCTCCGCGGACCCATAGCGGGCATCAAGTCGACGGCTGATTTCACCCGGCAGATGCTCCGGGAAGGGGATGGGGCGGAGAAGGCGGACGGCCTCGTCGTCTCCATTTCAGAACTCGCCGCGGCGCTGCTGGATTTGCTGGATCAGCTCCTCGATATCAGCCGTCTGCAGACCGGGAAAATCACGCCGATCAACCGCACGTTTTTCGTGCGGCAACTCGCCGCGGAGCGGATGCTCATGGCCGCCCCGGCGGCGGAACAGAAGAATATCGCCATCCGCAACGAATTGCCAGAGGATGCGCGCGTATTGGCCGACCGCGCCTTGTACGGGCAGGTGATCGGCAATCTCCTTTCAAACGCCATAAAGTTCAGCCGTCCCGGCGGCGTCATACGGATATACGCGCCCGCGGCGGAAGGGGCATTTGCGGTCGCCATCGAAGACCGCGGCATCGGCATCCCGCCCGGGGTGGTGGGGGATATTTTCCGGCACGAGGTAAAGACCTCCACGGTGGGGACGGGCGGCGAGCGGGGAACCGGCCTTGGCCTGCCGTTCTGCATGGACATTATGAAGGCGCACGGCGGCGCGATAGAGGCCGATTCGCGGCCGGGGGAGGGGAGCACCTTCATCATCCGCTTGCCGCTGACCGGCCGGACGGCGCTGGTGGTGGACGACTTGGAGGCGCACCGCGCCATCTTCAAGCGGGCGCTGGCGAAGGTGGGGGATGTGACGGTGGCCGAGGCCGAAAACGGCCGCGATGCGCTGGAAGAACTGCGGCGCTCCACCCCCAACCTGATTATCACCGATATCGAAATGCCGGAGATGAACGGCATCGCGTTGTTGAGCGCGGTCCGCGGCGATCCCCGCTTCAGGGATATCCCGGTCGTTGTCGTCACCTCGAACCGGGGGGCGGGCCGGGAGGCCGTGCAAAAGCTCCGCGAAGAACTTTTGGCGATTGGCGCCAGCGATTTTCTGGAGAAGCCGGTTATCGAAGAGGAGTTTATCCGGTGCGTGCGGCGGTTTCTTTAA
- a CDS encoding metal-sulfur cluster assembly factor, with protein sequence MATKDEVLAALKAVIDPEVGVNIVDLGLVYGVAIDGGTMKVTMTMTTAACPVTEYMKTQARAAVLGALPEISDVQVEMVWDPPWKPAMMSEAAKRKLGVG encoded by the coding sequence ATGGCGACAAAAGATGAAGTGTTGGCCGCCCTTAAAGCGGTGATCGATCCGGAGGTCGGCGTGAATATCGTCGATCTGGGCCTTGTCTACGGCGTTGCCATCGACGGCGGCACGATGAAGGTGACCATGACCATGACCACCGCAGCCTGTCCGGTGACGGAATACATGAAGACCCAGGCGCGCGCCGCGGTGCTCGGCGCGCTGCCCGAGATCAGCGATGTCCAGGTGGAGATGGTGTGGGATCCGCCGTGGAAACCCGCCATGATGTCGGAAGCGGCGAAACGGAAATTGGGGGTCGGCTGA
- a CDS encoding HEAT repeat domain-containing protein gives MMDIVYRENTDLIVRFALGIGVAALAMTVLMIVSILLMRGLFLSRDRQRQEFMERWRPVFVEALFQPPGAMPLPRGEERLYFLYLFNHYHSLMKGENREQLNRLADAAGIRSFARGLIRKGNMPRRIVASYALGFMKDESVFDALIEGASDENTLLSQAAATAAVQIDPVRAVPLLLPKLLHRADWPVSNIDTLLAMAGEEAVSPVLRESIMNAAEKEAPNLIRLLGSASEEAASACIGYWLERAREGETISACLQMLKDAHYLPLVRSYTKHPTWYLRLQAVATLGRIGHRNDVAMIVGLLADKEWWVRYRAASVLADMPFLTHQEVTAIRDAQTDRYARDVMDTVMMERGR, from the coding sequence ATGATGGATATTGTTTACCGCGAAAACACCGATCTCATTGTGCGTTTTGCGCTCGGTATCGGCGTTGCGGCGCTTGCCATGACGGTTCTTATGATCGTATCCATTCTTCTGATGCGGGGGCTTTTTTTAAGCCGTGATCGGCAACGCCAAGAGTTTATGGAGCGGTGGCGGCCGGTTTTTGTGGAGGCGCTATTCCAGCCGCCGGGGGCGATGCCCCTTCCGCGCGGGGAGGAGCGGCTCTATTTCCTCTACCTGTTTAACCATTATCACTCGCTCATGAAAGGGGAAAACCGCGAACAGCTCAATCGCTTGGCCGATGCGGCGGGTATTCGCTCGTTTGCCCGCGGTTTGATACGGAAGGGGAACATGCCCCGCCGCATTGTCGCCTCATACGCACTCGGATTCATGAAGGACGAATCGGTTTTTGACGCATTGATAGAGGGGGCCAGTGACGAAAACACCCTGCTTTCGCAGGCGGCCGCCACCGCCGCCGTGCAGATTGATCCCGTCCGCGCCGTGCCGCTGCTTTTGCCGAAGCTGCTGCACCGCGCCGACTGGCCGGTATCCAACATCGATACGTTGCTGGCCATGGCGGGGGAAGAGGCGGTATCTCCCGTGCTGCGCGAGAGCATCATGAATGCCGCCGAAAAGGAGGCCCCCAACCTCATCCGTCTGCTCGGTTCAGCCAGCGAGGAGGCAGCCTCCGCCTGCATCGGCTATTGGCTGGAGCGGGCGCGGGAGGGCGAAACCATCTCGGCTTGCCTCCAGATGCTGAAAGACGCGCACTATCTGCCGCTGGTGCGGAGCTACACCAAGCACCCCACCTGGTATCTCCGTTTGCAGGCGGTCGCCACCCTGGGACGGATAGGTCACCGAAACGATGTGGCTATGATCGTCGGCTTGCTGGCGGACAAGGAGTGGTGGGTGCGCTACCGCGCCGCCAGCGTGTTGGCGGATATGCCGTTCCTCACGCATCAGGAAGTAACCGCCATCCGCGACGCGCAGACCGACCGCTATGCGCGCGACGTTATGGACACCGTGATGATGGAGCGGGGCCGATGA
- a CDS encoding response regulator, with product MTDGAAGQSVPKKILIVEDSEDILSIVRFLLKREGFEVLTAADGRQAEKMIDDAAPPDAVVLDVMLPYVDGFTLLKKIRASASWRNVVVIMLTAKSGQKDVLHGLDSGADDYMVKPFDTAELLARLRRLLRR from the coding sequence GTGACGGACGGCGCGGCGGGGCAGTCCGTCCCCAAAAAAATTCTCATCGTGGAGGACAGCGAGGACATTCTCAGCATCGTCCGCTTCCTGCTCAAGCGGGAGGGATTTGAGGTGTTGACCGCCGCCGACGGGCGGCAGGCCGAAAAAATGATTGATGACGCGGCGCCCCCCGACGCGGTGGTGCTCGATGTCATGCTGCCCTATGTGGATGGCTTCACCCTTCTGAAAAAAATCCGGGCGTCAGCTTCTTGGCGCAACGTGGTTGTCATCATGCTCACCGCCAAATCGGGACAAAAGGACGTGCTGCACGGACTCGACTCCGGGGCCGACGACTACATGGTCAAACCGTTTGATACCGCCGAACTCCTCGCCCGCCTGCGCCGCCTTCTTCGCCGCTGA
- the lon gene encoding endopeptidase La: MSDAGKDEERTPENGQTELKVPEFLPLLPVRDIVVFPYMILPLYVGRELSINAVNEALATSRMMLLVAQKDQGKDDPEPEDLHKIGTVVTVVRMVKMPDQRVKILVQGLAKAAILEYVSQKPFMKVRVEQFAEEAEEKVPSMEAEALVRAVKEHLSKMLEKGKAISPDILAVAESIEEPGKLADLVASNLGLKVEDAQAVLETASPLKRLAKISDLLGRELELLSIQEKIQTQAHDEFTKTQREYFLREQLRQIQKELGDSDDRGAEAVELAEKIKKAMMPEAVEKEAHKQLSRLAKMHPESAEATTARTYLDWLIDLPWSVHTEDAIDIPKAKKVLDDDHYDLEKIKERILEYLGVAKLKKEMKGPILCFLGPPGTGKTSLGKSIARALGRKFVRMSLGGMRDESEIRGHRRTYIGALPGRIIQGIKTAGSNNPVVMLDEIDKLGMDFRGDPASALLEVLDPEQNCTFTDHYIAVPFDLSKVLFICTANTADPIPGPLRDRMEILTLSGYTEEEKLSIAKKYLVPRQMEANGVSAKHIKFGDDAIRAVINNYTREAGLRNLERELATVCRKVALTVAEGKGNGPVKIAAGNVSKYLGTPRFMREEEKEKAQLGVATGLAWTPFGGEIMHIEVTTMRGKGNLTITGKLGEVMRESAQAAYSYCRANAAKLGIATDTLTNSDIHVHVPAGAIPKDGPSAGITIAVALASALSGKPVRNDVAMTGEITLRGRVLPIGGLKEKTLAAMQAGITTVIIPEQNLPDLQDIPDYVKKNLTFIPARTVDTVLQNAFRGVSTKRAESTPAKARGAAKKKKK, translated from the coding sequence ATGAGTGATGCCGGGAAAGACGAAGAACGGACGCCGGAAAACGGCCAGACGGAACTGAAGGTGCCGGAGTTCCTGCCGCTGCTGCCGGTGCGGGACATAGTGGTTTTTCCATACATGATCCTGCCGCTGTACGTGGGCCGGGAACTGTCCATAAACGCCGTTAACGAAGCGCTGGCGACCAGCCGGATGATGTTGCTGGTGGCGCAGAAGGATCAGGGGAAGGACGATCCCGAGCCGGAAGACCTCCACAAAATCGGCACGGTGGTGACGGTTGTCCGCATGGTGAAAATGCCGGATCAGCGGGTGAAGATACTGGTGCAGGGGCTGGCCAAGGCCGCCATCCTGGAATATGTTTCGCAAAAGCCGTTCATGAAAGTGCGGGTGGAGCAGTTCGCCGAAGAGGCCGAAGAGAAAGTTCCCAGCATGGAGGCCGAAGCGCTGGTGCGCGCCGTGAAAGAGCATTTGTCCAAGATGCTGGAAAAGGGGAAGGCGATATCGCCCGACATCCTCGCGGTGGCCGAAAGCATCGAGGAGCCGGGCAAGCTGGCCGACCTGGTGGCGAGCAACCTGGGGCTCAAGGTGGAGGACGCCCAGGCGGTGCTGGAAACCGCTTCGCCCCTGAAGCGCCTGGCGAAGATCAGCGACCTGCTGGGCCGGGAACTGGAGCTGCTCTCCATACAGGAGAAGATACAGACGCAGGCCCACGACGAATTTACCAAAACGCAGCGTGAATATTTCCTGCGCGAGCAATTGCGGCAGATACAGAAAGAGCTGGGGGATTCCGACGACCGGGGGGCGGAAGCCGTCGAACTGGCCGAGAAAATAAAAAAGGCGATGATGCCCGAGGCTGTGGAAAAGGAGGCGCACAAGCAGCTTTCCCGGCTCGCCAAGATGCACCCCGAATCGGCCGAAGCTACCACGGCGCGCACGTATCTCGACTGGCTCATCGACCTTCCGTGGTCCGTGCATACCGAGGATGCCATCGACATTCCGAAGGCGAAGAAGGTGCTGGACGACGACCATTACGACCTTGAGAAGATCAAGGAACGCATCCTCGAATACCTCGGCGTGGCGAAATTGAAAAAAGAGATGAAGGGGCCGATACTCTGTTTTCTCGGCCCCCCCGGCACCGGCAAGACCTCGCTCGGCAAATCCATCGCCCGCGCGCTGGGGAGGAAATTCGTGCGGATGTCGCTGGGCGGCATGCGCGACGAGTCGGAAATCCGCGGCCACCGGCGCACCTATATCGGCGCGCTCCCCGGCCGGATCATTCAGGGAATCAAGACCGCCGGTTCCAACAACCCGGTGGTCATGCTGGACGAAATCGACAAGCTTGGCATGGATTTTCGCGGCGATCCCGCCTCGGCCCTGCTGGAAGTGCTCGACCCGGAGCAGAACTGCACGTTCACCGACCACTACATCGCCGTGCCGTTCGACCTTTCGAAAGTGCTGTTCATCTGCACCGCGAACACGGCCGATCCGATACCGGGGCCGCTGCGCGACCGGATGGAGATACTGACGCTTTCCGGCTACACGGAAGAAGAGAAACTGTCGATAGCGAAAAAGTATCTCGTGCCGCGCCAGATGGAGGCCAACGGCGTAAGCGCGAAACACATCAAATTCGGCGACGACGCCATCCGCGCCGTTATCAACAACTATACGCGGGAAGCGGGGCTTCGCAACCTGGAACGTGAGCTCGCCACCGTCTGCCGCAAGGTGGCGCTCACCGTGGCGGAAGGGAAGGGGAACGGCCCGGTCAAGATCGCCGCCGGCAATGTGAGCAAGTACCTCGGCACGCCGCGCTTCATGCGGGAAGAGGAAAAGGAAAAGGCGCAGTTGGGGGTTGCCACCGGGCTGGCCTGGACGCCCTTCGGCGGCGAGATCATGCACATCGAAGTAACGACCATGCGGGGGAAGGGGAATCTCACCATCACCGGCAAGCTGGGCGAAGTGATGCGCGAATCGGCGCAGGCCGCCTACAGCTATTGCCGCGCCAACGCCGCGAAACTGGGGATCGCCACCGACACCCTCACGAACAGCGACATCCACGTCCACGTTCCCGCCGGGGCGATTCCGAAGGACGGCCCCAGCGCCGGCATCACCATCGCCGTGGCGCTGGCCAGCGCCCTGAGCGGCAAGCCGGTGCGCAACGATGTGGCGATGACCGGCGAGATCACCCTGCGCGGCAGGGTGCTTCCCATCGGCGGACTGAAGGAAAAAACGCTGGCCGCCATGCAGGCCGGCATAACCACCGTTATCATTCCGGAGCAGAACCTGCCCGACCTGCAGGACATCCCGGACTACGTGAAGAAAAACCTCACGTTCATCCCGGCCCGGACGGTGGACACGGTGCTCCAAAACGCGTTCAGGGGCGTTTCCACGAAGCGGGCGGAATCCACCCCGGCCAAAGCGCGGGGCGCGGCGAAGAAAAAGAAGAAGTAG
- a CDS encoding glycosyltransferase family 2 protein yields MNLAFSYIIPAVQWFFFLYFVVVNLGYMMLNAVALSAIYKYMQRRAMEGMEKQFSRLRPPVSILIPAYNEAATISSSVRSMLQINYSEYEVVVINDGSRDDTLAALKRDFGLVMVPEAVRRRLESKPVRGAYVSRLHPKLRVIDKENGGKSDSLNAGINASRFPLFCCVDADSILEHDSLTKVVQPFLEDPHTIAAGGSVRAVNGCTVSGGHLLKSALPKNPVALFQIIEYFRGYLIGRLGWSELNSLMIISGAFGLFKKEAVIEAGGYDTGTVGEDMELVVRLHRLMREKRKKYSISFIPDPVCWTEVPEDLVTLRGQRIRWQRGLAESMYLNRSLLFSRHGGMVGWFTMPFLIAFELFGSVIEVAGFFFTIIGFLLGVVSLKAFLAFIFLAIGLGIMLSVNSLLIEELSFKVYKKPSNALTLFLFAVAENFGYRQYNSWWRVVGLWRFAAGKRGGWGEMKRRGLER; encoded by the coding sequence ATGAACCTGGCGTTTTCATATATTATCCCGGCGGTACAGTGGTTCTTTTTTCTCTACTTCGTCGTGGTGAACCTCGGTTACATGATGCTGAACGCGGTAGCCCTGTCGGCCATCTATAAATATATGCAGCGGCGGGCGATGGAAGGAATGGAGAAGCAGTTCTCCCGCCTGAGGCCGCCGGTGAGCATCCTCATTCCCGCCTATAACGAGGCGGCCACCATCAGTTCGTCTGTCCGCTCCATGTTGCAGATCAATTATTCGGAATACGAAGTGGTGGTGATCAACGACGGTTCGCGCGACGATACGTTGGCGGCGCTTAAGCGCGATTTCGGTCTGGTGATGGTGCCGGAAGCGGTGCGGCGGCGGCTGGAATCCAAGCCGGTGCGGGGGGCGTACGTCTCCCGCCTGCACCCCAAGCTGCGGGTGATCGACAAGGAAAATGGCGGCAAGTCCGATTCGCTGAACGCCGGTATCAACGCCTCCCGGTTTCCGCTTTTTTGTTGCGTGGATGCCGACAGCATTTTGGAGCACGACAGCCTGACGAAGGTGGTGCAGCCGTTTTTGGAAGACCCGCACACCATCGCCGCCGGCGGCAGCGTGCGTGCCGTGAACGGCTGTACCGTGAGCGGCGGGCACCTGCTTAAGTCGGCCCTTCCCAAAAACCCGGTGGCGCTGTTCCAGATCATTGAATATTTTCGCGGATACCTGATCGGGCGGCTGGGGTGGAGCGAGCTTAACTCGCTCATGATCATCTCCGGCGCGTTCGGCCTGTTCAAGAAAGAGGCCGTCATCGAAGCGGGCGGGTACGATACCGGGACGGTGGGGGAGGATATGGAACTGGTGGTGCGGTTGCACCGCCTTATGCGCGAAAAGAGGAAAAAATATTCCATCAGTTTCATACCGGACCCGGTCTGCTGGACCGAAGTGCCGGAAGACCTTGTCACTTTGCGCGGCCAGCGCATCCGGTGGCAGCGGGGCTTGGCGGAGAGCATGTATCTTAACCGGTCGCTTCTTTTCAGCCGCCACGGCGGCATGGTGGGGTGGTTCACCATGCCGTTCCTCATCGCGTTCGAGCTGTTCGGCTCGGTTATCGAGGTGGCCGGGTTCTTCTTCACCATCATCGGTTTTTTGCTGGGGGTGGTTTCGCTCAAGGCGTTTTTGGCGTTTATCTTCCTCGCCATCGGGCTGGGGATCATGCTCTCGGTGAACTCGCTGCTCATCGAGGAGCTTTCATTCAAGGTGTACAAGAAGCCGTCGAACGCGCTGACGCTTTTCCTGTTCGCCGTGGCGGAAAACTTCGGCTATCGGCAGTACAACAGTTGGTGGCGCGTGGTGGGGCTTTGGCGGTTTGCCGCCGGCAAGCGCGGAGGGTGGGGCGAGATGAAACGCCGCGGCCTGGAGCGGTGA
- a CDS encoding HDOD domain-containing protein, producing MLSKDKIPAFADLGQKELATIYNIARQQRFAPGDFIMKEGDKDKTIFLIVEGQVSIYRNVSGAKIPLATLGIGEWVGEMAMLRDSPRAATAVAIRPAQLLAFSPQTFAALPEKLQVHVQKHLLALAGSRMEALQGQIVNRIGKIDRLGNYAGHEEAQSEACTNAELIQNIVKKIPKLPRYATELATKLMDEKIGMAEIAESIKTDPSLTSLLLKSVNSPFYGLQEKVADIHRAFIFLGTNQVYQIVMDSGIKGTMPPTQEFTRLQRHSYLVSLIAAELAAAIGRKELAGIGGTIGLLHDIGKSVTLLMKRQNPQLAPFIGLLHPARLGEHLLQTWELPPLICRAIGMQEQARYFPPEKLPDDLRPHMALLHVTHACAGMLEGGEEEAPGVWLEEYIALLANKPVSPGDLLARLLPALAKNKRLYPKEMRDIIENAERNR from the coding sequence ATGCTTTCGAAAGACAAGATTCCGGCGTTCGCGGACTTGGGGCAAAAGGAACTTGCCACCATCTACAACATTGCCAGGCAGCAACGCTTCGCCCCCGGCGATTTCATTATGAAAGAGGGGGACAAAGACAAAACCATCTTTCTCATCGTCGAAGGACAGGTGTCCATATACAGGAATGTATCCGGCGCCAAAATACCGCTTGCCACCCTGGGAATCGGCGAGTGGGTGGGAGAAATGGCGATGCTGCGGGATTCGCCCCGCGCGGCGACGGCGGTGGCAATCCGGCCGGCGCAACTGTTGGCGTTCAGCCCGCAGACGTTCGCGGCGCTCCCCGAAAAACTCCAGGTTCATGTGCAAAAACACCTGCTGGCGCTCGCCGGAAGCCGCATGGAAGCGCTGCAGGGGCAGATAGTGAACCGAATCGGCAAGATCGACCGGTTGGGAAACTATGCCGGCCACGAGGAGGCGCAAAGCGAGGCCTGCACCAACGCCGAGTTGATCCAGAATATCGTCAAAAAAATCCCCAAATTGCCGCGCTACGCCACCGAACTCGCCACAAAGCTGATGGACGAGAAAATAGGCATGGCGGAGATCGCCGAATCGATCAAGACGGACCCGTCGCTCACCAGCCTGCTTCTCAAATCGGTCAATTCCCCGTTTTACGGCCTGCAGGAGAAGGTGGCCGACATCCACCGCGCCTTTATCTTCCTCGGCACCAACCAGGTTTACCAGATCGTCATGGATTCCGGCATCAAGGGCACCATGCCGCCCACGCAGGAATTCACGCGCCTGCAACGCCACTCGTATCTGGTTTCCCTCATCGCCGCGGAACTGGCCGCCGCCATCGGCAGAAAAGAACTGGCCGGTATTGGCGGCACCATCGGCCTGTTGCACGATATCGGCAAGTCGGTGACGCTCCTCATGAAACGGCAGAACCCGCAGTTGGCCCCGTTCATCGGCCTGCTGCATCCGGCGCGCCTGGGGGAACACCTGCTGCAAACGTGGGAGCTTCCTCCCCTCATCTGCCGCGCCATCGGCATGCAGGAGCAGGCCCGGTACTTCCCGCCGGAGAAACTGCCGGACGATCTGCGCCCCCACATGGCATTGCTGCATGTGACGCACGCCTGCGCCGGCATGCTGGAAGGGGGGGAAGAGGAGGCTCCCGGCGTTTGGCTGGAGGAGTACATAGCCCTTCTTGCCAATAAGCCGGTTTCGCCCGGCGACCTTCTGGCGCGCCTGCTCCCCGCCCTGGCGAAAAACAAGCGGCTCTACCCCAAAGAGATGCGCGACATCATCGAGAATGCCGAGCGCAACCGGTAG
- a CDS encoding Hsp20/alpha crystallin family protein, giving the protein MGERDRKEKKKAGRGEDVVFRPKYIGEAAVNAADAYLRDIGFAAMDIREDDEAINVEVELSGVNPKDISVTVYNDILTIEGVKKEPAMQGKAAAFHCVERTFGSFKRTFTLGAAVDQRNIEAECKNGILALKLPKVAERRKPSHTIKVRIYE; this is encoded by the coding sequence ATGGGCGAACGGGACAGGAAAGAAAAGAAAAAGGCGGGCCGGGGGGAAGATGTTGTTTTCCGTCCGAAATATATCGGCGAAGCCGCCGTCAACGCCGCCGACGCGTATCTGCGCGACATCGGCTTTGCGGCGATGGACATCCGCGAGGACGACGAGGCGATCAACGTCGAGGTGGAACTGTCCGGGGTTAACCCGAAAGACATCAGCGTGACGGTCTACAATGATATTCTCACCATTGAAGGAGTGAAAAAGGAGCCCGCAATGCAGGGGAAAGCCGCCGCCTTCCACTGCGTTGAACGGACGTTCGGTTCATTCAAACGAACCTTCACGCTGGGCGCGGCGGTGGATCAGCGGAATATCGAAGCGGAGTGCAAAAACGGCATTTTGGCGCTGAAGCTGCCGAAAGTCGCGGAGAGAAGGAAACCCTCACATACCATAAAGGTGCGCATATATGAGTGA